One window of the Nocardia huaxiensis genome contains the following:
- a CDS encoding oxygenase MpaB family protein: MSGKAPATLETAAAGKIPTEFRYWEKVWDPRVQWARRAARLAFGFDPQPSGELVDSFAAAYYQADPVAEAFVDEVYLGDIGPKAGRAMLDQALAHGVDSVPDAPPSLIRLFEEFETAPDWLDLDLVEQGARVFRRWGTSVFSFATTSTLEMYSESSIAKPLSYAGGYAGDKAHKRQLETVRFWIDVSDPGGLAPGARGRQTAMRVRIMHVFIRRKLMQRPEWDYDAWGVPISVGDATLTLMGGSVVPGLALWSVGHQTTKPEIEATLHFWRYVGHLLGVQPAWYPRDFREAVQLMFAAFVKRAHTAGPDGEELVESYLPAFAPAPNTPWPKRIRDEFNYRVQIGYTAFWLPPKTYARHRMPTRFPWILHPLAQAPVVFAAETLRRTLPALNTVADRVQRRRREQWYRNEVGDRAAEFQPVEEFRR, translated from the coding sequence ATGAGTGGCAAGGCGCCCGCGACGCTGGAAACGGCTGCGGCAGGCAAGATTCCGACGGAGTTCCGCTACTGGGAGAAGGTCTGGGACCCACGCGTGCAATGGGCCCGCCGCGCGGCGCGCCTGGCCTTCGGCTTCGATCCGCAGCCCTCCGGCGAACTCGTCGACTCCTTCGCCGCCGCCTACTACCAGGCCGATCCGGTGGCCGAGGCGTTCGTCGACGAGGTGTACCTCGGCGACATCGGCCCCAAAGCCGGTCGCGCCATGCTGGATCAGGCCCTGGCGCACGGCGTGGACTCGGTGCCCGACGCCCCGCCCTCGCTCATCCGCCTGTTCGAGGAATTCGAGACCGCCCCCGACTGGCTCGACCTGGACCTGGTCGAGCAGGGCGCGCGAGTCTTCCGTCGCTGGGGCACCTCGGTGTTCAGCTTCGCCACCACCAGCACCCTCGAAATGTATTCGGAGAGCTCGATCGCCAAGCCGCTGTCCTATGCGGGCGGCTACGCCGGCGACAAGGCGCACAAGCGGCAACTGGAAACCGTCCGCTTCTGGATCGACGTCTCCGATCCGGGTGGCCTGGCTCCCGGCGCGCGCGGTCGCCAGACCGCCATGCGGGTGCGCATCATGCACGTCTTCATCCGCCGCAAGCTCATGCAGCGCCCCGAATGGGATTACGACGCCTGGGGTGTCCCCATCAGTGTCGGCGACGCCACCCTCACCCTCATGGGCGGCAGCGTCGTCCCCGGTCTGGCCCTGTGGAGCGTCGGCCACCAGACCACCAAGCCCGAAATCGAAGCCACCCTGCACTTCTGGCGCTATGTCGGCCATCTGCTCGGCGTCCAGCCCGCCTGGTACCCCCGCGACTTCCGCGAAGCGGTGCAGCTCATGTTCGCCGCCTTCGTCAAACGCGCCCACACCGCCGGCCCCGACGGCGAAGAACTGGTCGAGTCCTACCTCCCCGCCTTCGCCCCGGCCCCGAACACCCCCTGGCCCAAGCGCATCCGCGACGAATTCAACTACCGCGTCCAGATCGGCTACACCGCCTTCTGGCTTCCTCCGAAAACCTATGCCCGCCACCGCATGCCCACCCGTTTCCCCTGGATCCTGCACCCCCTCGCCCAGGCCCCCGTCGTCTTCGCCGCCGAAACCCTCCGCCGCACCCTCCCCGCCCTGAACACCGTCGCCGACCGCGTCCAACGCCGTCGAAGAGAACAGTGGTACCGCAACGAGGTAGGCGACCGCGCCGCCGAATTCCAGCCCGTGGAGGAATTCCGCCGCTGA
- a CDS encoding erythromycin esterase family protein — MTTTYSADVLEWLRAAAHPVTGTRSDDTGADLEWLTGGLGDATVVGLGESTRFSAETFGVRARIFRLLVREYGFRALAVQDGARAGERMDRFALGGAETAEEALAQAWAPLRTREMAETLRWIREFNLTHAADPVRVFGIQPPHAEPSDYDAVLEFAGRAAPERLAEFTSRLETILTAHRMDEHVQRHNGIHPGRPFAEQAREVVELLETLPVTAERDAALAHARLIREFHEGSVAGRGGFAKDERAESDRIIDWHERTGARIAYWDGISHTGVLADGLGGHLRGRFGDGYAAVAIGFHHGDLGLTVVPEPAADLVDAQLGAVGLDAFAVDLRSAAPESVLAWRAGPAALRVISGVYDPAQDAAARMTVPSLAGAFDVLIHIREATPVDWLPVGEQ, encoded by the coding sequence ATGACTACGACGTATTCCGCCGATGTGCTCGAATGGCTGCGGGCCGCGGCGCACCCTGTAACAGGTACTCGATCAGATGACACCGGGGCGGATCTCGAGTGGCTGACCGGCGGGCTCGGGGACGCCACGGTGGTCGGGCTCGGCGAGTCCACGCGCTTCTCGGCGGAGACCTTCGGCGTGCGGGCGCGGATCTTCCGGCTTCTCGTGCGGGAGTACGGATTCCGCGCGCTCGCGGTGCAGGACGGGGCTCGGGCCGGGGAGCGGATGGATCGGTTCGCGCTGGGCGGGGCGGAGACGGCCGAGGAGGCGCTCGCGCAGGCTTGGGCGCCGCTGCGGACGCGGGAAATGGCGGAGACGCTGCGGTGGATTCGGGAGTTCAATCTCACGCATGCGGCGGATCCGGTGCGGGTGTTCGGGATTCAGCCGCCGCACGCGGAACCGTCCGATTACGACGCGGTGCTCGAGTTCGCGGGGCGGGCTGCTCCGGAACGGCTGGCGGAGTTCACTTCCCGGCTCGAGACGATCCTTACGGCGCATCGGATGGACGAGCATGTGCAGCGCCACAATGGAATTCATCCGGGTCGGCCGTTCGCCGAGCAGGCGCGTGAGGTGGTCGAACTACTCGAGACGCTGCCGGTCACCGCGGAACGGGATGCCGCGCTGGCACATGCCCGATTGATCCGGGAGTTCCACGAAGGCAGCGTCGCGGGCCGGGGTGGTTTCGCCAAAGATGAACGGGCGGAGTCTGATCGGATCATCGATTGGCACGAGCGCACCGGAGCGCGCATCGCCTACTGGGACGGCATTTCGCACACCGGTGTGCTGGCCGATGGTCTGGGCGGGCACTTGCGCGGGCGGTTCGGCGATGGTTATGCGGCCGTCGCCATCGGGTTCCATCACGGAGATCTGGGCCTGACCGTGGTTCCCGAGCCCGCCGCGGATCTGGTGGACGCGCAGTTGGGTGCGGTGGGACTGGATGCCTTCGCGGTGGATCTGCGTTCTGCCGCACCGGAATCCGTCCTGGCATGGCGGGCGGGACCGGCGGCGCTGCGGGTGATCAGCGGGGTGTACGACCCGGCACAGGATGCGGCGGCACGGATGACGGTGCCCTCCCTCGCCGGGGCGTTCGATGTGCTCATCCACATTCGCGAGGCCACGCCGGTCGACTGGCTGCCGGTCGGCGAGCAGTGA
- a CDS encoding oxygenase MpaB family protein, whose translation MGRFIKSFGWDVSAPLGPESLTWKHFGDIRSMLILGRAGTLQNMHPVLDKALQEHSNFFSDPMDRFDRSIKPIHAMIYQPRAGENAATVRDFHKPIKGVDEQGERYHALDPDVFWWTHVTFYESIIATQEFFGTPLSEDEKRQLIAEGLTWWRLYGMSEQPAFGDYESYQQYWRHMFQEVLGSNRTTDFAAAIHRAKVPAPPGIPEPVWRLARFPVMSIGVWISNATMPAEAREILGWKWTRADRAAFGVFRRVVRLTWEIAPRRLRYIPDSWAGMRRYDEDPAAYAESAAG comes from the coding sequence ATGGGCAGGTTCATCAAGAGTTTCGGCTGGGACGTGTCCGCGCCACTGGGCCCGGAATCGCTGACCTGGAAGCACTTCGGCGATATCCGCTCCATGTTGATCCTGGGCCGCGCCGGGACGCTGCAGAATATGCACCCGGTTCTGGACAAAGCGCTGCAGGAGCATTCGAACTTCTTCAGCGATCCAATGGACCGGTTCGATCGCTCCATCAAGCCGATTCACGCCATGATCTATCAACCGCGCGCGGGCGAGAACGCCGCCACCGTGCGGGATTTCCACAAACCGATCAAGGGCGTGGACGAGCAGGGCGAGCGGTATCACGCGCTGGATCCGGACGTGTTCTGGTGGACGCACGTCACCTTCTACGAGTCCATCATCGCCACCCAGGAGTTCTTCGGGACACCGCTCAGCGAGGACGAGAAGCGGCAGCTGATCGCGGAGGGGCTGACGTGGTGGCGGCTCTACGGGATGAGCGAGCAGCCCGCGTTCGGGGATTACGAGAGCTACCAACAGTATTGGCGGCACATGTTCCAGGAGGTACTGGGCAGCAATCGCACCACCGACTTCGCGGCGGCCATCCACCGGGCGAAAGTGCCCGCACCGCCGGGGATTCCGGAGCCGGTGTGGCGGCTGGCGCGGTTTCCGGTGATGAGTATCGGGGTGTGGATCTCGAACGCCACCATGCCCGCCGAGGCGCGGGAAATACTGGGCTGGAAGTGGACTCGCGCGGATCGAGCCGCGTTCGGGGTATTCCGGCGGGTGGTGCGGTTGACGTGGGAGATCGCGCCGAGGCGGCTGCGCTACATCCCTGATTCGTGGGCGGGCATGCGGCGCTACGACGAAGATCCTGCGGCCTACGCGGAGAGCGCCGCGGGCTGA
- the hrpB gene encoding ATP-dependent helicase HrpB, translating into MKLPELPDLPVRAALDRIVATLAERETAVLVAPPGTGKTTLVPLALAAGVTGRVLVAEPRRLAARAAAARMAALLGEPVGATVGYAVRGDRKAGRDTRVEVVTSGLLVRRLQHDPELAGVDVVVLDECHERHLDADLLLALLLDARAGLRPDLRLLATSATVAAERLSALLGDGDEPAPVLEVHGRTYPVDIAYVPPLPRERIETQVARATRTALAETDGDILVFLPGAAEIRRTAEQLSGLHDIDVIPLHGRLAAAAQDTALRPGARRRVVLSTAVAESSLTVPGVRAVVDSGLARVPRIDRARGLSGLATVRVSSAVAEQRAGRAGREAPGRAWRCWPEYEHATLPAYPEPEIRTTDLTRLALELACWGTPDGSALSWWDAPPPGGLAAGREVLRALAAEDRNGITPRGRRMAAIGLHPRLSRALLDGAAEVGPRAAAEVVTLLDDESLSPGVDLVSALRTLRRERPQRWLREVDRLTRLIDGSTAEPDRSRNIGSSTGDGKSGPAERRGTALSGQADDPASVVALAYPERLARRRGPGSASYLMAGGTAVTLPPGSGLGDAEWLAVAVATRDPGRSEGRIRLAAIADEELARRAAPTLLTGGDEVDWVDGDVVARRVQRLGAIVLSEKPIREPEPELLEAALRRGLQELGLSLLRWSADAVSLRQRLDFLHRTLGEPWPAVDDESLLAALDRWLAPDLGTARRRADLERIDAGQALRRLLPWPEAARLDELAPERLPVPSGSHVRLDYSADPPVLAVKVQEIFGWTEPPRLADGRASILLHLLSPAQRPIAVTADLPSFWRTGWPQARAELRGRYPKHSWPEDPTTVQPHRGTARNAARG; encoded by the coding sequence ATGAAACTGCCTGAACTCCCCGATCTGCCCGTTCGTGCCGCCCTCGACCGCATTGTCGCGACGCTGGCCGAGCGTGAGACGGCCGTGCTGGTCGCGCCGCCGGGCACCGGCAAGACGACGCTCGTGCCGCTGGCCTTGGCGGCCGGGGTGACGGGCCGGGTGCTGGTGGCCGAGCCCCGGCGGCTGGCCGCGCGGGCTGCGGCGGCGCGCATGGCCGCGCTGCTCGGGGAACCGGTCGGGGCCACGGTCGGCTACGCCGTGCGTGGCGATCGGAAGGCGGGGCGGGACACGCGGGTCGAGGTCGTCACCTCCGGCCTGCTGGTGCGCCGTCTCCAGCACGATCCCGAGCTGGCCGGTGTCGATGTGGTCGTCCTCGACGAATGTCACGAGCGCCACCTCGACGCGGATCTGCTGCTGGCCCTGCTGCTCGACGCCCGCGCCGGGCTGCGACCCGATCTGCGCCTGCTGGCGACCTCGGCAACGGTTGCGGCCGAACGACTTTCCGCCCTTCTCGGCGATGGTGACGAACCCGCTCCGGTGCTGGAGGTGCACGGCCGCACCTACCCGGTCGATATCGCCTACGTCCCGCCGCTGCCCCGCGAACGCATCGAGACTCAGGTCGCCCGCGCCACCCGCACGGCCCTCGCCGAAACCGACGGCGACATCCTGGTCTTCCTCCCCGGCGCTGCCGAAATCCGCCGCACCGCCGAACAACTCTCCGGCCTGCACGACATCGATGTGATCCCCCTGCACGGCCGCCTCGCCGCCGCAGCCCAGGACACCGCCCTGCGTCCCGGCGCCCGCCGCCGGGTCGTATTGTCCACGGCCGTAGCCGAATCCAGTCTCACAGTCCCTGGTGTGCGAGCCGTCGTCGATTCCGGCCTCGCTCGAGTCCCCCGCATCGACCGTGCTCGTGGCCTGTCCGGCCTTGCGACAGTGCGAGTCTCGTCCGCCGTAGCCGAGCAGCGCGCGGGCCGCGCGGGCCGCGAGGCCCCCGGCCGAGCCTGGCGCTGCTGGCCCGAATACGAGCACGCCACCCTCCCCGCCTACCCCGAACCCGAGATCCGCACCACCGACCTCACCCGCCTCGCCCTGGAGCTGGCCTGCTGGGGCACCCCCGACGGCTCCGCCCTCTCCTGGTGGGACGCCCCACCCCCGGGCGGTCTCGCCGCAGGCCGAGAAGTCCTGCGCGCCTTGGCCGCCGAAGACCGCAATGGCATCACCCCGCGCGGCCGCCGCATGGCCGCGATCGGCCTGCACCCGCGCCTGTCCCGCGCTCTCCTCGACGGCGCCGCCGAGGTCGGCCCCCGCGCAGCGGCAGAGGTGGTGACTCTGCTGGACGACGAGTCCCTCTCTCCCGGTGTGGATCTCGTTTCCGCACTCCGAACCCTGCGCCGCGAACGCCCACAGCGCTGGCTCCGAGAGGTGGACCGCCTGACCCGTCTGATCGACGGATCGACGGCCGAACCAGATCGGAGCCGGAACATCGGATCCAGCACCGGTGATGGGAAGTCCGGCCCAGCAGAGCGCAGGGGGACTGCGCTCTCGGGGCAGGCGGATGATCCGGCATCGGTTGTCGCGCTGGCGTATCCGGAGCGGTTGGCGCGGCGGCGTGGACCGGGGTCGGCGAGCTACTTGATGGCGGGCGGGACCGCGGTGACCTTGCCGCCCGGATCCGGGTTGGGGGATGCCGAGTGGCTGGCCGTCGCCGTGGCGACGCGTGATCCGGGGCGCTCCGAAGGGCGAATTCGGTTGGCTGCCATCGCGGATGAGGAGCTCGCGCGGCGGGCTGCGCCGACGCTGCTCACCGGCGGCGACGAGGTGGATTGGGTCGACGGGGACGTGGTGGCCCGGCGGGTGCAGCGGCTCGGGGCGATCGTATTGTCGGAGAAGCCGATTCGGGAGCCGGAGCCGGAACTGCTGGAGGCCGCGCTGCGGCGAGGACTGCAGGAGCTGGGCTTGTCGTTGCTGCGCTGGAGTGCCGATGCGGTGTCGTTGCGGCAGCGGCTGGACTTCCTGCATCGCACGCTGGGGGAGCCGTGGCCTGCGGTGGATGACGAGTCGCTGCTCGCCGCCCTCGACCGTTGGCTGGCTCCTGATCTCGGGACCGCCCGCCGCCGCGCCGACCTCGAACGCATCGACGCCGGTCAGGCGTTGCGCCGGCTGCTGCCGTGGCCCGAGGCCGCCCGGCTCGACGAACTGGCTCCGGAGCGCCTGCCGGTGCCCTCCGGAAGCCACGTGCGCCTGGACTATTCGGCGGATCCGCCGGTTCTTGCGGTCAAGGTGCAGGAGATTTTCGGCTGGACGGAGCCGCCGCGCCTGGCGGACGGGCGCGCCTCGATCCTGCTGCACCTGCTCTCACCCGCGCAGCGCCCCATCGCGGTGACCGCCGACCTGCCGTCGTTCTGGCGCACCGGCTGGCCGCAGGCGCGCGCCGAACTGCGCGGGCGTTATCCCAAGCATTCCTGGCCGGAAGACCCCACGACGGTGCAACCGCATCGCGGCACCGCCCGCAACGCCGCCCGCGGCTGA
- a CDS encoding sugar kinase: MIQPIRRAVTVGEGLAVLIARPGPLEDSPVFERGAAGAEANVAGVLSQLGVPTAWLSRVGDDGFGRYLVRELSARGVDTSAVSVDSLRPTGVYVKERGSGSGRSGDLAAGTSRMLYYRTGSAASALSPADLAEASGLLDAAGLIHCTGITTALSPSATDLTEALLTLRRPGRLISFDLNYRAALWNRPADTVADTLARHIRGSDIAFLGADEADAVFGTSEPDALRALFPQPRHLVVKNDKHSVTGFLGAERVEVPALSLEVTESIGAGDAFAGGYLAALLQGRPHEQLLRFGHLCAAAALTGAGDVAELPPVRTLENLAAVAASEWAGMRYRPAAVPENVSS, from the coding sequence GTGATCCAGCCGATCCGGCGGGCGGTGACCGTCGGGGAAGGACTCGCGGTCCTCATCGCACGGCCCGGCCCGCTCGAGGACTCACCCGTCTTCGAACGCGGAGCGGCGGGGGCGGAAGCGAATGTGGCGGGCGTGCTGAGTCAACTCGGGGTGCCCACCGCGTGGCTGTCGCGGGTGGGAGACGACGGGTTCGGGCGGTATCTGGTACGGGAACTGAGTGCGCGCGGCGTGGACACCTCCGCGGTGAGCGTCGATTCGCTGCGGCCGACCGGGGTGTACGTGAAGGAACGCGGGAGCGGCTCCGGGCGGTCCGGTGATCTCGCGGCGGGCACGAGCCGAATGCTGTACTACCGCACCGGATCCGCGGCCAGCGCGCTGTCACCGGCCGATCTCGCGGAGGCGAGCGGGCTGCTCGACGCGGCGGGATTGATCCACTGCACCGGCATCACCACCGCGCTCTCGCCGTCGGCCACCGACCTGACCGAGGCGCTGCTGACGCTGCGCAGGCCCGGGCGATTGATCAGCTTCGATCTCAATTACCGTGCCGCACTGTGGAATCGGCCCGCCGATACCGTGGCCGATACCCTGGCGCGGCATATTCGGGGCAGCGATATCGCGTTCCTGGGGGCCGATGAGGCCGACGCGGTGTTCGGGACCTCCGAGCCGGACGCGCTGCGGGCCCTGTTCCCGCAACCCCGGCATCTGGTGGTCAAGAACGACAAGCATTCGGTCACCGGGTTTCTCGGAGCCGAACGGGTCGAGGTGCCCGCATTGAGCCTGGAGGTCACCGAAAGCATCGGAGCCGGAGATGCTTTCGCGGGCGGCTATCTGGCCGCACTGCTCCAGGGGCGTCCGCATGAGCAGCTGCTGCGCTTCGGGCACCTGTGCGCGGCCGCCGCGCTCACCGGCGCCGGCGATGTGGCCGAGCTGCCGCCGGTGCGCACCCTCGAAAACCTTGCCGCCGTCGCGGCTTCCGAATGGGCGGGTATGCGCTATCGCCCGGCCGCCGTCCCCGAGAATGTGAGCTCATGA
- a CDS encoding MFS transporter, with the protein MAHAGRTAAAEPMTARQITVLAICCTAVLMAYLDTTAINVALPAIGRDLHASLSGAQWTVAAYTVVMACSLTLAGSLGDRFGRRTVLQTGLVLFAAGSLACSLAPSLGWLVAFRMVQAIGGATLSPVAMSILSATFPNPAQRVQAIGLWSGTMGISMAAGPVVGGFLVDAIGWEAVFWMNAPIAAVTLVLTALFVPQSRAARARDLDPVGQVLVIGFLGALVFAIIEGPHRGWDSAVTLGCLGCSLVCLTALIAYESRRAEPLIDVRAFRSPALRGATAIAVCAYAAMGGFLFLNTFFLQEVRGDRPFRAGLELLPMAAAMFVFSPLSGRIVTCWGARTALVAGAATAAVASAVLAYTFDGGGQLVLLAGYALFGAGIGLVNPPITDAAVSGLPPDQAGVASSLASTSRQIGQSLGVAVIGSILAAHHGALDSAAAFHTPALLSWLTIAGVSLIALVIAVMTGRSATARR; encoded by the coding sequence ATGGCGCATGCAGGACGGACCGCAGCGGCCGAACCCATGACGGCTCGGCAGATCACGGTGCTGGCCATCTGCTGCACGGCCGTGCTCATGGCCTATCTGGACACCACGGCCATCAATGTCGCGCTGCCGGCCATCGGTCGCGACCTGCACGCCTCGCTGTCCGGTGCGCAGTGGACGGTCGCCGCCTACACCGTGGTGATGGCCTGCTCACTGACACTCGCGGGATCACTGGGCGATCGGTTCGGGCGGCGCACGGTATTGCAAACCGGCTTGGTCCTGTTCGCCGCGGGATCGCTGGCGTGCAGTCTCGCGCCCTCGCTGGGCTGGCTGGTGGCCTTCCGCATGGTGCAGGCGATCGGCGGGGCCACGCTGAGCCCGGTCGCCATGTCCATTCTGAGCGCGACCTTTCCGAATCCGGCGCAGCGGGTGCAGGCCATCGGATTGTGGAGCGGCACCATGGGAATCAGCATGGCCGCCGGGCCCGTGGTGGGCGGATTCCTGGTGGATGCCATCGGCTGGGAGGCCGTGTTCTGGATGAACGCGCCGATCGCGGCGGTCACGCTGGTGCTGACCGCACTGTTCGTGCCGCAGTCCCGGGCCGCGCGGGCGCGGGATCTGGATCCGGTCGGGCAGGTGCTGGTGATCGGATTCCTGGGTGCGCTGGTGTTCGCGATCATCGAAGGGCCGCACCGGGGATGGGATTCGGCGGTCACCCTCGGCTGCCTCGGGTGCTCGCTGGTCTGCCTGACAGCCCTGATTGCGTACGAGTCACGGCGGGCCGAGCCGCTCATCGATGTGCGGGCCTTCCGCTCCCCCGCCCTGCGCGGCGCGACCGCCATCGCGGTGTGCGCTTACGCGGCAATGGGCGGGTTCCTGTTTCTGAATACGTTCTTCCTGCAGGAGGTTCGCGGCGATCGGCCGTTCCGGGCCGGGCTGGAACTGCTGCCGATGGCGGCGGCCATGTTCGTGTTCAGCCCGCTCTCGGGGCGGATCGTCACGTGCTGGGGTGCGCGCACGGCGCTGGTGGCCGGGGCGGCGACGGCCGCGGTGGCGAGTGCGGTGCTGGCGTATACCTTCGACGGCGGCGGGCAGCTGGTCCTGCTCGCCGGGTACGCCTTGTTCGGCGCCGGAATCGGTTTGGTGAATCCCCCCATCACGGACGCGGCAGTGTCCGGATTACCGCCGGATCAGGCGGGTGTGGCCTCGAGTCTGGCCTCGACATCCCGGCAGATCGGGCAGTCGCTGGGTGTGGCGGTGATCGGGTCGATCCTGGCCGCACACCACGGCGCTCTCGACTCGGCAGCCGCGTTCCATACGCCGGCGCTGCTGAGCTGGCTCACCATTGCCGGGGTGAGCCTGATCGCGCTGGTAATCGCTGTGATGACCGGTCGGTCCGCTACAGCTCGTCGGTAG
- a CDS encoding IclR family transcriptional regulator — MSQSLQRALTLLVELGEEPKSLDQLATGLGVHKSTVLRLLQTMEGERFVTHDSEHRYRLGTRLFELANRSLEGRDLRTVARPHLSALNAATGQTVHLATYESGEAVYIDKLDATHSVRMYSRIGRPAALHCTAVGKVLVAALPREQWAAIAERLDYRKFTERTIQSPEQYLAELELVAAQGFAEDHEEHESFINCVAVPIRNGTGAVVAALSVSVPDMLLDHDQVLGLLPRARATADAVSTELGWSPSPDK, encoded by the coding sequence ATGAGCCAGAGCCTGCAGCGCGCCCTCACCCTGCTCGTCGAACTCGGCGAGGAGCCGAAATCCCTGGACCAGCTGGCCACCGGGCTGGGCGTGCACAAGTCGACGGTGCTGCGGCTGTTGCAGACCATGGAGGGCGAACGGTTCGTCACCCATGACAGTGAGCATCGGTATCGGCTCGGGACCCGGCTGTTCGAGCTGGCCAACCGGTCACTCGAGGGACGGGATCTGCGGACCGTGGCGCGGCCGCACCTGAGCGCGCTCAATGCCGCCACCGGGCAGACCGTGCACCTGGCCACCTACGAATCCGGCGAAGCCGTGTACATCGACAAGCTCGATGCCACCCACAGCGTGCGCATGTACTCGCGCATCGGGCGGCCGGCGGCGCTGCACTGCACGGCGGTCGGCAAGGTGCTGGTGGCCGCGCTGCCCCGCGAACAGTGGGCGGCCATCGCGGAACGGCTGGACTACCGCAAGTTCACCGAACGCACCATCCAGAGCCCCGAGCAATATCTCGCGGAGTTGGAACTCGTTGCGGCCCAAGGGTTCGCCGAGGATCACGAGGAACACGAGAGCTTCATCAACTGCGTCGCCGTCCCGATTCGCAATGGCACCGGCGCGGTCGTCGCCGCACTGTCGGTGTCGGTGCCGGACATGCTGCTCGATCACGACCAGGTGCTCGGCCTGCTGCCGCGGGCACGCGCGACGGCCGACGCCGTATCCACCGAGCTCGGCTGGAGCCCGAGCCCCGACAAGTGA
- a CDS encoding LysR family transcriptional regulator, translated as MPLSPRVPDLGALDLLLSVIELGSLGRAAQAHGISQPSASSRIRYLEQLVGVPVLERTTLGSRPTAAGALIAEWARDVVEAAARLDAGIDTLRAQRDSRLRVAASQTIAEYLFPKWLMALRARMPDTSIALVSGNSAEVGKAVLEGRAGIGFVESPSVPRDLESHVVARDRLLVVVGPGHRWARRSEISAQELADTALIYREGGSGTRISFEKAMIRGIPGWKPNVLLELSSTTAIKTAVAEGVAPAVLSSLAVASELADGSLISPAVTGLDLDRSLRAVWPKGQRPTGPARDLYTIARRPA; from the coding sequence ATGCCACTGTCCCCGCGGGTTCCGGATCTGGGTGCGCTCGACCTGCTGCTGTCGGTGATCGAACTGGGCAGTCTGGGGCGGGCGGCGCAGGCGCACGGGATCAGTCAGCCGTCGGCGAGTTCGCGGATCCGGTATCTGGAGCAGCTGGTGGGGGTGCCGGTGCTGGAGCGCACCACGCTGGGGTCGCGGCCCACGGCGGCGGGAGCGTTGATCGCCGAGTGGGCGCGCGATGTGGTGGAGGCGGCGGCGCGGCTGGATGCCGGTATCGACACCCTGCGCGCGCAGCGGGATTCGCGGCTGCGGGTGGCGGCCAGCCAGACCATCGCCGAGTATCTGTTCCCCAAATGGCTCATGGCGCTGCGGGCGCGCATGCCCGACACCTCCATCGCGCTGGTGTCCGGGAATTCGGCGGAGGTGGGCAAGGCCGTGCTGGAGGGCAGGGCCGGGATCGGATTCGTGGAGAGCCCGTCGGTGCCACGCGATCTGGAGAGTCATGTGGTGGCGCGGGATCGCCTGCTGGTGGTGGTCGGGCCGGGGCATCGCTGGGCTCGGCGTTCCGAGATCAGCGCGCAGGAGCTGGCGGACACCGCGCTCATCTATCGGGAGGGCGGTTCCGGCACCCGAATTTCGTTCGAGAAAGCCATGATTCGGGGGATTCCGGGCTGGAAACCCAATGTGCTGCTCGAATTGTCCTCGACCACGGCCATCAAGACCGCGGTGGCCGAGGGCGTCGCCCCGGCGGTGCTCAGTTCGCTGGCGGTGGCGAGCGAATTGGCCGACGGTTCGCTGATCTCGCCCGCCGTCACCGGCCTCGACCTGGACCGTTCGCTGCGCGCGGTATGGCCGAAGGGTCAGCGTCCCACCGGTCCGGCCCGGGATCTCTACACCATCGCCCGCCGCCCCGCCTGA
- a CDS encoding RidA family protein, with product MSEKIAVRTELAPAPAHTFSQGVRKGPFVQVSGQGPVDPVTNEYLYPGDVAAQTIRTLENVKAIVEASGASFDDVVMLRVYLTKREDFPIMNEAYGKFVEQHTNGGVLPSRTTVFTGLPREEMLVEIDGIAIVEN from the coding sequence ATGAGTGAGAAGATCGCCGTCCGCACCGAGCTGGCGCCCGCACCCGCGCACACGTTTTCGCAAGGGGTGCGCAAGGGGCCGTTCGTGCAGGTGTCCGGACAGGGGCCGGTCGACCCGGTGACCAACGAGTACCTGTACCCGGGCGATGTCGCGGCGCAGACCATTCGGACGCTGGAGAATGTGAAGGCGATCGTCGAGGCGTCGGGGGCGAGCTTCGACGATGTGGTGATGCTGCGGGTGTATCTGACCAAGCGGGAGGACTTCCCGATCATGAACGAGGCGTACGGGAAGTTCGTCGAGCAACACACGAACGGTGGGGTACTGCCCAGCCGCACAACGGTTTTCACCGGTCTGCCACGGGAAGAGATGCTGGTCGAAATCGACGGCATCGCCATCGTCGAAAACTGA